GTTCGGGAGCCGTTTCTTTCTGGGCACGGGCAAGTTCGGCGACAAGGAGGCCATGCGCAAGGCCATCGCGAGTTCCGGCTCGGAACTCGTAACGGTGGCGCTTCGCCGGATCGACCTCGACGAGACGGATGAGAGCATCCTCTCCTTCATCCCTGGGGGCACCACGATCATGGTCAACACGTCGGGCGCGCGCAACGCGGCCGAGGCCGTGCGCATCGCTCACATAGCACGGGAGGCCGGATACGGGGACTGGATAAAGATCGAGGTCATAAGCGACAGCCGGTACCTGTTGCCCGACAACCAGGAGACGATAAAGGCGACGAAGACACTTTCGGGAGAAGGCTTCGTCGTGCTGCCCTACATGCATCCCGACCTTTACGTGGCGAAAGCGCTCGTTGACGCGGGGGCGGCCGCCGTCATGCCCCTCGGCTCCCTCATCGGATCGAACCAGGGGCTGAAGATGCGGACCCTGATAGAGGTGCTCATCGAGGAGATCATCGAGGTTCCCATAGTCGTCGACGCGGGCATTGGGCGTCCGTCGCACGCCGCCGAGGCAATGGAGATGGGGGCCGACGCGGTGCTCGCCAACACGGCCGTTGCCGACGCAGAGGACCCGCCGCTCATGGCCGCCGCTTTCGCGCGAGGCGTCG
The DNA window shown above is from Syntrophorhabdus sp. and carries:
- a CDS encoding thiazole synthase produces the protein MDDKLIVGGREFGSRFFLGTGKFGDKEAMRKAIASSGSELVTVALRRIDLDETDESILSFIPGGTTIMVNTSGARNAAEAVRIAHIAREAGYGDWIKIEVISDSRYLLPDNQETIKATKTLSGEGFVVLPYMHPDLYVAKALVDAGAAAVMPLGSLIGSNQGLKMRTLIEVLIEEIIEVPIVVDAGIGRPSHAAEAMEMGADAVLANTAVADAEDPPLMAAAFARGVEAGRMAYLAKMGKERREAAASSPLTGFLYDE